In Deltaproteobacteria bacterium, one DNA window encodes the following:
- the lptC gene encoding LPS export ABC transporter periplasmic protein LptC: MYFILLHAGPASTRHEIAAPETSRGKPLLSLEDIEYVQTKDGENEWRLIAQQAAYIKSQDVTTFKQVHFIYYLQDQQELHLTGETGEMNLKDRSISVHGDVNVDLGDRVRLETDQMFYDDTSKEIWTPGEVRIRSRQCLLKGKGMRAQVDQRRFLLEDNVEAKIFPQTVR; encoded by the coding sequence ATGTATTTTATCCTGTTGCACGCGGGACCGGCTTCGACAAGGCATGAAATTGCCGCGCCGGAAACGAGTCGCGGTAAACCGCTTTTGAGTCTGGAGGACATCGAATACGTTCAGACCAAGGACGGAGAAAACGAGTGGCGATTGATCGCACAACAGGCCGCATACATCAAGTCTCAGGACGTCACCACGTTTAAGCAGGTCCATTTTATCTATTACTTGCAGGATCAGCAAGAATTACACCTTACAGGCGAAACCGGGGAAATGAACCTCAAGGACCGGTCGATTTCGGTCCACGGCGACGTAAACGTGGACTTAGGGGACCGGGTCCGGCTGGAAACAGACCAGATGTTCTACGACGATACGTCCAAGGAGATCTGGACACCCGGGGAAGTTCGTATCCGATCCCGGCAGTGCCTGCTGAAGGGTAAGGGTATGCGCGCTCAGGTAGACCAAAGGAGATTTCTTTTGGAAGACAATGTGGAGGCTAAGATATTTCCTCAAACCGTCCGATAG